From the Gemmatimonadota bacterium genome, the window GCCCGGCCTTACCCGCCGGCATTGACAGGAAGGCGCCTGACCATGGACACGAACGCGGAGAACCGGCTGGACGCCAAACAGGTCGACGCGTTCCGCCGCGCCCTGCTCGACTGGTACGGCGAGAACCAGCGGGATTTACCGTGGCGGAGTGTCCGCGACCCTTACGCGGTCTGGATCTCGGAGATCATGCTCCAGCAGACGCGGGTAGACCAGGTACGGCCCTACTACGACCGGTTCATGGAACGTTTTCCCACGGTAGCGCACCTGGGCAAGGCCCCGCTCGAGGATGTCCTGAAGGCGTGGGAAGGCATGGGATACTACGCCAGGGCGAGGAACCTGCATCGCGCCGCCCGCCGGGTCGTCGACGAACACGGCGGGCAGATACCCGATGATCCCGCGCGGATCTCCGATCTGCCGGGCATCGGACCCTACACGGCTGCCGCCATATTGAGTATTGCCTTCGGGAGGGACTGTCCGGTCGTCGACGGCAACGTCGTTCGCGTATTGAGCCGCCTTTTCCACCTCACCGACAACCCGTCTTCCTCAGCGGCCAGAAAGAGAATGGATGGCCACGCCGGGCGACTCCTCGCCCGAGGGCGGGCGGGCGACTTCAACCAGGCCATGATGGAACTGGGGGCCACGATTTGCACGCCGCGCAACCCCCGCTGCGATGAATGTCCTGTGAATACTTTTTGCGAAGCCCTCAAGTTGCTTCCGGACCCTTCCGTGCTGCCGCGAAAACGGCCGCGCGCGCACCGGCCTCACCGTCATGTCGCGGCCGGCATCGTACGCCGGAACGACAAGGTGCTGATCGTCCGGCGGCCGACGGACGGCCTGCTGGGTGGACTGTGGGAGTTCCCGGGAGGAACCGTCAGTAAAGGGGTCGAAGGGGAAAAGTTTCTGGCTGAAGAAATGAAAAACACGATGGGGATTGATATCCGTGTCGATCGCGCCGTGGCCACCCTCAGGCATGCCTTTACGCATTTCGAAATGACGCTACAGGGCTACAGCTGTTCATACCTGGAAGGGGTAGCCCGCCATCGCGACGGAAACGAATGCCGATGGGTTCGATTCGACGACCTCGGCCGTTTCGCTTTCCCCAGGGCTTATCAGCGCTTGATTGAAGCCTCGGCGATGGTCCGAGAAGACCGGCAGCCTGCCGGTTACGCGTAACGTGCGCGCCGGACGGGTGCTACCCATCCGGCGCAATCCCGTCCGGCACGGCATACTACCGGGCGCTACCGGGCGCTGCCGGGCGCTACCGGGCGCCGACGCCGATTCAGCGCCGCTTCGCCGACGATTCGGGACGGGCGGCCGGTTTCCCGGCGACGCCGTTGTTTTCGACGGATTCGTCCTGACCCGGCGGTGCGAAGATCGCACGGACTTTCTCTTCGATCTCACCGGCGAGATCCCGCTGTTCCCTGAGCAACTGCCGCACGTTCTCGCGGCCCTGCCCGAGCCTTTCGTCATTGTAGGAAAACCAGGTCCCGCTCTTTTCTATGATACCGTTGTTGACCCCGAGTTCGATCAGGTCGCTCTCTTTGGAGATCCCTTCCCCGTAGATGATATCGAACTGCGCTTCGCGGAAGGGCGCCGCCAGCTTGTTCTTTTTCACGGTACCCCGTACCTGGATGCCCGCCGAGGCGTCGTCTCCCTTGATGTTCCCGATCCTGCGCACCTCGATCCGGACCGAGGAATAGAACTTCAGGGCCAGCCCTCCGGTCGTCGTTTCCGGATTGCCGTACATTACCCCGATTTTCTGTCGGATCTGGTTAATGAAGATCAGGCAGGTCCTGGACCGGTTGATAACCGAGGTCAGCTTCCGGAGTGCCTGCGACATCAGTCGGGCCTGCAGGCCTACATGGGAATCGCCCATTTCTCCTTCTATTTCGGCCCTCGGGACCAGCGCGGCGACCGAGTCGATGACGATCACGTCCACTCCGCCGCTGCGGACCAGGATCTCGGCCACGTCGAGGGCCTGCTCACCCGTATCCGGCTGATGGATGAGCAGTTTGTCCATGTCCACGCCGAGGGCCCGCGCATAGCGGATGTCCAGCGCGTGTTCCGCGTCGATGAAGGCGGCCATCCCGCCCAGTTTCTGCGCCTCGGCCACGATATGCTTGGCCAGCGTGGTCTTTCCGGAGGACTCGTTACCGTATATTTCCACCACGCGACCGCGCGGCACGCCGCCGATACCCAACGCCAGATCGAGGGTCAGGGATCCCGTTGGTATGGACTCGACGGACAGTTGGGGGTTCTCGTCTCCCATCCTGATGATGGAACCCTTGCCGAACTGCCGCTCAATCTGCGATATGGCG encodes:
- the mutY gene encoding A/G-specific adenine glycosylase, whose amino-acid sequence is MDTNAENRLDAKQVDAFRRALLDWYGENQRDLPWRSVRDPYAVWISEIMLQQTRVDQVRPYYDRFMERFPTVAHLGKAPLEDVLKAWEGMGYYARARNLHRAARRVVDEHGGQIPDDPARISDLPGIGPYTAAAILSIAFGRDCPVVDGNVVRVLSRLFHLTDNPSSSAARKRMDGHAGRLLARGRAGDFNQAMMELGATICTPRNPRCDECPVNTFCEALKLLPDPSVLPRKRPRAHRPHRHVAAGIVRRNDKVLIVRRPTDGLLGGLWEFPGGTVSKGVEGEKFLAEEMKNTMGIDIRVDRAVATLRHAFTHFEMTLQGYSCSYLEGVARHRDGNECRWVRFDDLGRFAFPRAYQRLIEASAMVREDRQPAGYA
- the recA gene encoding recombinase RecA translates to MNDNDPGREKALSGAISQIERQFGKGSIIRMGDENPQLSVESIPTGSLTLDLALGIGGVPRGRVVEIYGNESSGKTTLAKHIVAEAQKLGGMAAFIDAEHALDIRYARALGVDMDKLLIHQPDTGEQALDVAEILVRSGGVDVIVIDSVAALVPRAEIEGEMGDSHVGLQARLMSQALRKLTSVINRSRTCLIFINQIRQKIGVMYGNPETTTGGLALKFYSSVRIEVRRIGNIKGDDASAGIQVRGTVKKNKLAAPFREAQFDIIYGEGISKESDLIELGVNNGIIEKSGTWFSYNDERLGQGRENVRQLLREQRDLAGEIEEKVRAIFAPPGQDESVENNGVAGKPAARPESSAKRR